In Bdellovibrionota bacterium, the DNA window GGTCGGGAAGAAGTCTCCGGTCGTCCTGTCGCAAAAAAGCAACCAGGAAACGTACAAGCTGACCGTCGAAGCGAAAGGGTATGACACGCATACCAGCCTGTTCAACGTGGACGCCGATCAGCGAAAAGTAATCGACATTCGATTGGCGAAGCAGGTTCCGAAATAGGGGGACACACGACTGGACCCGAATTCCCGATATCGGGGAAGTAGTTTGGGTCCGGTCGTGTGTCCCTCAAATTGTTTCGACAAACTTCTTCGCTTCGGCGGTTAGCTGTTCGCTGGCGGGGAGCGATTCGGCCTCCGCGTAAATTCGAAAGATCGGCTCGGTCCCGGAGGGACGGATCAAAATCCAGCTTCCATCCCGAAGATAGAACTTAAAGCCGTCGAGTTTCGAAAGCGTCTCGACCGGTCGGCCCTGCCAGCGGTCGGGCGGATTTTCGGTTAAACGGCGAACAACCGACCTGGCCTGTTCCACCGTCAGATGAATGTCGTTGCGCGTGAAATAATACGGACGCTCGGCCTTGCAGAGATCGTCGTAAACCGCCCGAAGGCCCTTTCCCGCCGTCGCGACCAGTTCCAACAAAAGGAGTGCGGTGAGAAGGCCGTCTCGTTCGGGGAGGTGGTCGATGATTCCGATTCCCCCCGACTCTTCACCCCCGATCTGGGCCTCCCCATTCACCATCTTTTCCGCAATGAACTTAAATCCGACCGGAGTTTCGAAACATTTCTGTCCCGCGCGTTTTGCGACGAGGTCGACCATGCGGGTCGTCGAAACGCTCCGCGCGATCGACCACTTCTTTTTTCGATTCTGCAGCATGTGCCAATAGGCGACCGATAGAATCTGTTGCGTGGAAAAGTAGCTCCCGTCTTCGTCCACGGCGCCCAGCCGGTCGGCGTCGCCGTCTGTGGCGAGGCCGCATGCCCAGTCATTCTTTGCGACTGCGGCGCATAGCTCCATGAGATTTTTTTCGATCGGTTCGGGAGGGACGCCCCGGAATCCCGGATTGTCTTCACCATGCAATTCGGTCACTTCCACGCCGTTGGAGCGGAGTAAGGAAGCCAGGTGTCCGGAGGCGGCTCCGTGCATGACATCGAGGCCGACGCGAAGCTTCGCTTTTCGAATTCGATCGAGGTCGATCAGTTTTTTCACGGCTTCAAGGTATTGTTCGAGCGGTTGATACGTTCGGATCTTTCCGCTCTTCGCCGCCCGGTCGAAATCCTCGGAAGTGGGAGCCGCAAACGATTTTGCACCAAGTTCCGCGATCTTCGTTTCAAACGCTTTCGTCGTTTTGGGATGCGCTGATCCTCCGAACGGTTCTTTGAACTTGAAGCCGTTCCACGCGGCGGGATTGTGGCTGGCCGTAATGACCGTGGCGCCCACGACGCCCGGTTCGTTTTTCGCCGCCCATGAGAGAGCCGGCGTGGGAAGGAAGGAGGGGGCGAGGAGAACCTCGTAGCCTTCGTTCGCATAAACTGTGGCGACCGTCTGGGCGAACTCCCGAGAGAGGAATCGCCGGTCATGGCCGACGATCATTCGTTTTTTGTCCGGAGCGCTCTCGTGCAGTGCGGCGGCGACTGCGTGCGCCACCCGCGTGACCGTTTCAAACGTGAAATCACGGGCGATCAAGGCCCGCCAGCCGTCCGTTCCAAATTTGATTTCAGGGATTTGCGTCATTACGGCACCAATCTCTTCGCCGACGCGATTCGCAGAGCCCGTTCAAAGCTTCGAACATCCGCCTCGTCTCGGCCGGCCAGATCATACGCCACGCCGTGGCCGGGCGAAACCCGAAGAATCGGCAGCCCCAGTGTAATGTTCACGACCTTGTCGAGGCCCGGATATTTGGCGGCGACCAGCGCCTGATCGTGATACGGCGACAGAATAACATCCCATCGGCCGTTCCTGGCCAGCGGAAAGAGCGTGTCCGCGGAGAACGGTCCCTCAATGGCCCATCCGTCCGAGCGCAGTTTTTGAATCACCGGTTTGAAGATCGATTCTTCCTCACTGTCCGTTACGATTTCGCCTGCGTGCGGATTGAGCCCCGCCACGGCCACCTTCGGCTTTTCGATCCCGAACATATTCCGGAGCGACGTGACGGTGACCCGAATGGTCTTCTCCAGCAATTCGGATGTGACGGTTTTTGAAACATCGCGCAGCGCAAGATGATTCGTGACCAGCACCACGCGAATTTCGGAATTATCCATCATCATGACGGGGTGGACGCCTCCCGCGCGTTCCGCGAGATATTCGGTGTGGCCGGTGAAGTCGGGCCGCACGCACCGAACCACCGACTTGTCGACCGGCGCTGTGACCAGAGCGGAGAGCAAACCGTTCAGGCAATCGTCGAAAGCCCGATCCAGCATGGCCAGAACGGCTTCCGCCCGAAGCGGCTTTGAGCGTTCATCGTTCCGGGCTTCCGAGAAATCCGGTCCCGTGGGTATCAGTGTAATGCCCCCATTTTGCGGAGGATTGTTCGATACATTCCAGAACGGATCGATATGGAGCGCGCGAGCCGTCGATTCAAGAAGAGCAGGGCTGCCGTATACGGAAAACGAAACATCGGGCCAGACGTTCTTTCCGAGGGTTCGAACGACCAGCTCCGGCCCAATGCCGGCGGGTTCGCCAAGGGTGATGCCGATCCGTCGGCTCACAACAACACCTCGACCTGCGCTTTCTCCCTCAAGCTCCGTACAAAGGCGTCGAACTGGCGCTCGGTTTCCAGCTTCGTCAATTCGGCGCGCACTTCGTCTTTCATCCGTTCCGCCGGCGCCGCCGTGGCCTGAACACGGGTCACACACTGCAAAAGATAGAACCCCTGCTCGGTCGGAATGACCCGAGAGATCTCATTCGGCCGGAGCGTGGCCACGACTTCCCCCAGTTCCGGTTGAAGATCCGACGGTTGGACCAAGCCGATATCTCCCCCTTCGCCCTTTCCGGGCCCTTCGGTTTCCCGGTTGGCGACCCGTTCAAACGGAATCCCCGCTTCAATCTGTTTTCGGAACTCTTCCATCTTGTGTTCGACGTTCACTTTCGGGTTCTTTTTTTTGAAAATCATTCGGACGCGCGATTGCCACCGGGCATTTGTGTTGCTGAGCTTACGTTGCAGCGCCGCCTCGACATCACGTTCGGTGATTTGAACCCGGTTGCGGGCGATGAAGGACATCAAATTCCGGTTCTCGATCAGTTTTTTCAGCGACGAACGGTATTCTTCCAACGTCAATCCTTCGCCTTGGAGTGCGCGTTTGAGTTCGTCCATATTCTTGATGCCGTTCAACCGCATGTTGTCCGCGATCGCGGCGTCCAACATGGAATCGTTGGCCGAGAGACCCCGCGATTCAATCTCCGCCGAAATGAGCTGATCGTTGATCATTTGGTCCAGGGTCCTTTTTCGAAAATCGGACGGTTGGCCGATGCTGTCGGTCTTTTTTTGCTGCGTCAGTTCCGACTTGACCTTGGTCTCCATCTCTTCCAGTTCGGACAACAAGATCGCCTTGCCGTTGACGACGGCCACGACGCGTTCGATCGTTCCCGAAGTGGGAGTCTGGGTTGGCGCGGCTGCGCGACGTTCGGCCGACCAGACCGTCGACGAAATCAGCGCCGTTCCAAAGAGAGAGGTTCTAATTAATTTCAGCCAGAAGGACATGGTTTCTCTCGATTTTGGCCCGGGATAACACGCCTTCCCGCCAAGCAACCAATTGTTT includes these proteins:
- a CDS encoding phosphoglucomutase/phosphomannomutase family protein, translating into MTQIPEIKFGTDGWRALIARDFTFETVTRVAHAVAAALHESAPDKKRMIVGHDRRFLSREFAQTVATVYANEGYEVLLAPSFLPTPALSWAAKNEPGVVGATVITASHNPAAWNGFKFKEPFGGSAHPKTTKAFETKIAELGAKSFAAPTSEDFDRAAKSGKIRTYQPLEQYLEAVKKLIDLDRIRKAKLRVGLDVMHGAASGHLASLLRSNGVEVTELHGEDNPGFRGVPPEPIEKNLMELCAAVAKNDWACGLATDGDADRLGAVDEDGSYFSTQQILSVAYWHMLQNRKKKWSIARSVSTTRMVDLVAKRAGQKCFETPVGFKFIAEKMVNGEAQIGGEESGGIGIIDHLPERDGLLTALLLLELVATAGKGLRAVYDDLCKAERPYYFTRNDIHLTVEQARSVVRRLTENPPDRWQGRPVETLSKLDGFKFYLRDGSWILIRPSGTEPIFRIYAEAESLPASEQLTAEAKKFVETI
- the pdxA gene encoding 4-hydroxythreonine-4-phosphate dehydrogenase PdxA — protein: MSRRIGITLGEPAGIGPELVVRTLGKNVWPDVSFSVYGSPALLESTARALHIDPFWNVSNNPPQNGGITLIPTGPDFSEARNDERSKPLRAEAVLAMLDRAFDDCLNGLLSALVTAPVDKSVVRCVRPDFTGHTEYLAERAGGVHPVMMMDNSEIRVVLVTNHLALRDVSKTVTSELLEKTIRVTVTSLRNMFGIEKPKVAVAGLNPHAGEIVTDSEEESIFKPVIQKLRSDGWAIEGPFSADTLFPLARNGRWDVILSPYHDQALVAAKYPGLDKVVNITLGLPILRVSPGHGVAYDLAGRDEADVRSFERALRIASAKRLVP
- a CDS encoding SurA N-terminal domain-containing protein, producing MSFWLKLIRTSLFGTALISSTVWSAERRAAAPTQTPTSGTIERVVAVVNGKAILLSELEEMETKVKSELTQQKKTDSIGQPSDFRKRTLDQMINDQLISAEIESRGLSANDSMLDAAIADNMRLNGIKNMDELKRALQGEGLTLEEYRSSLKKLIENRNLMSFIARNRVQITERDVEAALQRKLSNTNARWQSRVRMIFKKKNPKVNVEHKMEEFRKQIEAGIPFERVANRETEGPGKGEGGDIGLVQPSDLQPELGEVVATLRPNEISRVIPTEQGFYLLQCVTRVQATAAPAERMKDEVRAELTKLETERQFDAFVRSLREKAQVEVLL